One Nitrospina watsonii DNA segment encodes these proteins:
- the queG gene encoding tRNA epoxyqueuosine(34) reductase QueG encodes MAPATLQQKMDALREKARELGFDALGVAPPDPGEAGDRFLQWLDAGHDGDMAYLERGKAKRLDPALILPGVESILCLRTNYHTQAKSLDFLHAPQTGDISNYAWNIDYHDLIKPRLHQLEHFLWELFPGCHSKAYVDTGPVLEKPLAAKAGLGWIGKHSNLLTEGLGSYYFLSEVLIDVALPFSEPATNHCGTCTSCIDICPTAAIVAPYVLDARRCISYLTIELKGVIPLEFRRAIGNRIYGCDDCQIVCPWNSYAVTTDEPAFAERDGTRLLIDLMRLDEDGFRQRFRKSPVKRIKRRGLLRNVAIALGNSGDPEAIPVLTEALSDPEPLIRAHAVWGLGELLGDQAWSAVQGPLTGEADPAVQAEIDRLKCIDNQG; translated from the coding sequence ATGGCCCCAGCGACGCTTCAGCAAAAAATGGACGCCCTGCGCGAGAAAGCGCGGGAGTTGGGATTCGACGCCCTGGGCGTGGCTCCACCCGATCCCGGTGAGGCGGGCGATCGCTTTCTGCAATGGCTGGATGCGGGGCACGACGGCGACATGGCCTACCTCGAACGCGGCAAGGCCAAACGGCTCGATCCCGCCCTCATCCTGCCCGGCGTCGAAAGCATCCTGTGCCTGCGCACCAACTACCACACGCAGGCCAAGAGCCTTGATTTTTTGCATGCGCCGCAGACCGGCGACATCTCCAATTACGCCTGGAACATCGATTACCACGACCTCATCAAGCCGCGCCTGCACCAACTGGAACATTTTTTATGGGAGCTGTTTCCCGGCTGCCACAGCAAGGCCTATGTGGACACCGGACCGGTGCTGGAGAAACCGCTGGCCGCAAAGGCGGGGCTGGGCTGGATCGGCAAGCACTCGAACCTGCTGACGGAAGGGCTGGGCTCGTATTACTTTCTGTCGGAAGTGCTGATCGATGTGGCGCTGCCGTTCTCCGAACCGGCCACCAACCACTGCGGCACCTGCACGAGTTGCATCGACATCTGCCCGACGGCGGCCATCGTCGCCCCCTACGTGCTCGATGCGCGGCGCTGTATTTCGTACCTGACCATCGAGCTCAAGGGCGTCATCCCGCTGGAGTTCCGCCGCGCTATCGGCAACCGCATCTACGGCTGCGACGACTGCCAGATCGTGTGCCCGTGGAATTCGTACGCCGTGACCACGGACGAACCCGCGTTTGCCGAACGCGACGGCACGCGCTTGTTGATCGACCTCATGCGCCTCGATGAAGACGGGTTTCGCCAGCGCTTCCGCAAAAGCCCGGTCAAGCGCATCAAGCGGCGCGGCCTGCTGCGCAACGTCGCCATCGCCTTGGGCAACAGCGGCGATCCGGAGGCGATTCCCGTACTCACCGAGGCGCTTTCCGACCCGGAACCCCTCATCCGCGCGCACGCCGTGTGGGGGCTGGGGGAGCTGCTGGGCGACCAAGCCTGGAGTGCGGTACAGGGTCCGCTGACGGGCGAGGCGGACCCCGCCGTGCAGGCGGAAATCGATCGCCTAAAATGCATTGATAACCAAGGCTAA